A genomic window from Chanodichthys erythropterus isolate Z2021 chromosome 1, ASM2448905v1, whole genome shotgun sequence includes:
- the ints5 gene encoding integrator complex subunit 5 has translation MSAIFEGDAMSAMQKSHCHTSLNNYSPQELALEIKAFISGVDQTQGRKLSVRDHARCAVRLLRTVPACRGAVLEHLRGVYDEYVASFLQDLEAEVENGGTSTSGGGSTSVSNLEDVIKEVHAVLSEFIKLSPKAWAPLVSTWAVDLLGQLSSKHAGRRAAPHSSSLNELLQLWMSCAATRSLMECYSQCLAAMLAWCPDACVDALLDTSVQHSPHFDWVVAHIGSAFPGTIISRVLACGLKDFYAHGYSSAEKVNQQQASDKSCRVPKIGSVVGILGHLASRHSDSIKKELLRMFQDSLSPPPQNVPPHSSGAGGWENSPHLRRATVPFLLQLAALSPTLLGAVSAELVEFLRPPVLVQLQAQFQALPREEVENMLGLAVHLISQSPSGGARVLKFLADTATPSSVIISGPTPSPHDSIREACDRLLQTLLLHLHKLVHNRPEGDEPFPQSSTASAMPQVIPFLDELQGHIGDLCAETLRLERKRHLWLHQLLYLLSVYGGPSVATEALCQLFTQARNPEELALASQLYTPLSTSLSGLLPSTVARCVAQIHTQTLDNKQLAQLLNNLATAVQSQEEDRKNGGTTMGSSAQSSMPAQVRVAVSSHLQDFCPLLLHGDKTVSKAAVRLLSCSQLPRACSPAHLLLICRAAVSHFFVCLRLQGESLKVGVEEVGYSMRLLSRLAAYCPLTLKAVLQQLVEGALHKGNRDLFGGVQENPSDDITQSPNLVPDLGISLLDVNCKFGTSVNFSGNVWSVFHAGVIGKGLKPPYTPSQPDPDRINQNMQTLLAVMVQCCSSSGGSPTGNARNNGSAVGTGNGSFSASEPHISNELPPINAEAAKVIAVTLVENICPDVANGELSWPPEEHAKTTVERDIHIRRCFENNPVLFHLLRVVAAGRPALCYCSVILRGLLSTLLAHWEASREPSVSDSPWHLQTSCLLVSCMGEGQLLPPVLSNIHEVLPHLSPFEVRLLLLGVWEYMRGNSPMPQKFTFCADQGLFFRDFSRDGDVARYIAPIHSVLHKNIDRLGHLCWRFQV, from the exons ATGTCTGCGATATTCGAGGGGGATGCCATGTCAGCCATGCAGAAGTCTCACTGCCACACTTCTCTAAACAATTACAG TCCTCAAGAGCTGGCTTTAGAAATTAAAGCTTTTATCAGCGGCGTTGACCAGACACAGGGACGTAAACTCAGTGTTCGGGATCACGCCCGCTGTGCAGTGCGCCTCCTTCGAACTGTGCCAGCCTGCCGTGGAGCCGTCTTGGAGCACCTGAGGGGAGTCTATGATGAATATGTTGCATCCTTTCTACAAGATCTGGAGGCGGAGGTTGAAAATGGAGGTACCAGTACAAGTGGAGGAGGCAGTACCAGTGTATCCAATTTGGAAGATGTTATTAAAGAAGTCCATGCTGTACTCTCAGAATTTATCAAGCTTAGTCCTAAAGCTTGGGCGCCACTTGTGTCCACATGGGCTGTTGACCTTCTTGGCCAGCTTAGCAGCAAGCATGCAGGACGACGGGCAGCTCCTCACTCGTCCAGCCTGAATGAGCTGTTGCAGCTTTGGATGTCGTGTGCAGCCACTCGCTCACTTATGGAATGCTACTCTCAGTGTCTAGCAGCCATGTTGGCCTGGTGCCCTGATGCCTGTGTAGATGCCTTGCTGGATACCTCTGTCCAGCACTCCCCTCATTTTGACTGGGTTGTTGCTCACATTGGTTCAGCTTTTCCTGGCACTATTATCAGCAGGGTGCTGGCTTGTGGCCTCAAAGACTTTTATGCGCATGGATATTCCTCTGCTGAGAAGGTCAACCAACAGCAGGCATCAGACAAGAGTTGTAGGGTCCCCAAAATAGGCTCAGTGGTTGGTATCCTGGGGCACTTGGCCTCCAGACATTCTGATAGCATCAAGAAAGAGCTTCTCAGGATGTTTCAGGATAGTCTGTCTCCACCCCCTCAAAATGTACCTCCGCATTCATCCGGGGCAGGTGGGTGGGAGAACTCCCCTCATCTCCGTAGGGCCACTGTACCTTTCTTGCTTCAACTGGCTGCTCTTTCCCCTACTCTCCTGGGTGCTGTTTCTGCAGAGCTGGTGGAGTTCCTCAGACCACCTGTCCTAGTTCAACTCCAGGCTCAGTTCCAGGCCTTGCCTCGGGAGGAAGTCGAGAATATGTTGGGTCTAGCGGTACATCTCATAAGCCAAAGCCCTTCAGGTGGAGCAAGGGTGCTGAAATTCCTTGCGGACACTGCCACACCATCTTCAGTGATTATATCAGGCCCTACACCTTCTCCCCATGATAGTATTCGAGAAGCCTGTGACCGCTTACTGCAAACGCTTCTGCTACATCTTCACAAGCTGGTGCACAACCGGCCAGAGGGGGATGAGCCCTTCCCACAGTCCTCCACTGCCTCGGCAATGCCACAAGTGATCCCATTTCTAGATGAGCTCCAGGGACACATAGGTGATCTGTGTGCTGAAACCCTCCGGCTTGAGCGGAAGAGGCACCTCTGGTTGCATCAGCTCCTGTATCTGCTATCGGTGTATGGCGGCCCGAGCGTGGCCACTGAAGCTTTGTGTCAGCTCTTCACTCAAGCCCGAAACCCAGAGGAGCTCGCTCTAGCCTCACAATTGTACACCCCACTTTCCACTTCACTTTCTGGGTTGCTTCCCTCAACAGTAGCCCGCTGTGTTGCCCAGATCCACACTCAAACCCTTGACAACAAACAGCTGGCTCAACTCCTGAACAACTTGGCTACTGCAGTACAGAGTCAAGAGGAGGATCGTAAAAATGGAGGGACTACAATGGGGAGTTCAGCTCAGTCATCAATGCCTGCACAAGTCAGAGTCGCCGTTTCCAGCCACCTTCAGGATTTCTGCCCATTGCTTCTCCATGGTGACAAAACGGTATCCAAGGCAGCTGTCCGTCTGCTCTCGTGTAGCCAGCTTCCCAGAGCTTGCTCTCCAGCTCATCTCTTGCTGATATGTAGAGCAGCAGTGTCACATTTCTTTGTGTGTTTACGACTGCAAGGGGAGAGCCTTAAGGTTGGGGTAGAGGAAGTGGGCTACTCTATGCGACTGTTGTCACGTCTTGCGGCCTACTGTCCTTTGACACTAAAAGCTGTGCTGCAACaactcgtggagggagccctgcACAAAGGCAACCGAGATTTGTTTGGAGGTGTGCAGGAAAACCCAAGTGATGACATCACACAGTCACCCAACCTTGTCCCAGACTTGGGCATCTCTCTATTGGACGTCAACTGCAAATTTGGCACTTCTGTTAACTTCTCTGGAAATGTGTGGTCCGTTTTCCATGCTGGAGTAATTGGAAAGGGTTTGAAACCTCCGTACACTCCCTCACAACCTGATCCAGATAGAATCAATCAGAATATGCAGACTTTGCTTGCAGTCATGGTTCAGTGCTGTAGTTCAAGTGGAGGAAGCCCCACTGGCAATGCTAGAAATAATGGCTCTGCTGTAGGTACCGGTAATGGCAGCTTTTCTGCCAGTGAACCTCACATTTCTAATGAACTTCCCCCAATTAATGCTGAAGCTGCGAAGGTAATTGCCGTAACCCTGGTAGAGAACATCTGCCCAGATGTAGCAAACGGAGAACTGTCCTGGCCTCCAGAGGAACATGCAAAAACCACAGTTGAGCGAGACATACACATCCGTCGTTGCTTTGAAAATAACCCTGTGCTGTTCCACCTCCTCCGGGTGGTCGCAGCTGGACGTCCAGCTCTGTGCTACTGCTCCGTCATTTTAAGAGGTCTACTTTCCACCTTACTGGCTCACTGGGAAGCATCAAGGGAACCATCAGTGTCAGACTCCCCCTGGCACCTTCAGACCTCATGTTTGCTTGTATCATGTATGGGTGAAGGCCAGCTACTACCACCAGTGTTGAGTAACATCCATGAGGTCTTGCCTCACCTCTCACCCTTTGAAGTTAGGCTACTGCTGTTGGGCGTATGGGAGTACATGCGGGGTAACAGCCCAATGCCACAGAAATTTACCTTCTGTGCTGATCAAGGACTTTTCTTTCGGGACTTTTCAAGGGACGGTGATGTTGCACGCTATATTGCACCTATCCACAGTGTTCTGCATAAGAACATTGACCGCCTAGGACACCTTTGCTGGAGGTTTCAAGTTTGA
- the LOC137017255 gene encoding phospholipase A and acyltransferase 3-like, with product MSSTKCDKKPEPGDLIQIFRSVYQHWAIYVGDGYVIHLAPPSEYAQAGAYSMMSVLSDKATVKKEELCEVVANDEYSINNLLDEEYEPRPIRDVLRDAHSLLGKELSYSIFYENCEHFVTELRYGKPESRQVQELVIGCSTLAAVVAVVTAASVVLNSKDKKKQKL from the exons ATGTCATCGACAAAG TGTGACAAGAAGCCGGAGCCTGGAGACCTCATTCAAATCTTCCGGAGCGTTTATCAGCACTGGGCTATTTATGTTGGCGATGGTTATGTGATTCACCTGGCACCACCCT CTGAGTATGCTCAAGCTGGGGCCTACAGTATGATGTCAGTACTGAGTGACAAAGCCACAGTGAAGAAAGAAGAACTTTGTGAAGTAGTTGCCAATGATGAATACAGTATCAACAACCTTCTGGATGAGGAATATGAGCCACGTCCCATTCGAGACGTTCTACGGGACGCACACAGTCTTTTGGGAAAAGAACTTTCATATTCCATTTTCTATGAGAACTGTGAGCACTTTGTTACAGAGCTGAGATACGGAAAGCCAGAGTCACGCCAG GTACAAGAATTGGTGATTGGTTGTTCTACTTTGgctgctgttgttgctgttgttactGCTGCTTCAGTCGTTCTTAAttcaaaagacaaaaagaagCAGAAACTATAA
- the LOC137021801 gene encoding phospholipase A and acyltransferase 3-like, which translates to MASTKCDKKPEPGDLIEISRGVYQHWAIYVGDGYVIHLAPPSEHAQAGAYSMMSVLSDKATVKKEELCEVVGNDKYSIKNLLDEKYEPRPIQDVLRDAHSLLGKELPYNVFTMNCEHFVTELRYGKPESRQVRRAFKIGGAAVAGVGIVGGVLAVASAYLGSKDKEDQKY; encoded by the exons ATGGCATCGACAAAG TGTGACAAGAAGCCGGAACCTGGAGACCTCATTGAAATATCCCGGGGCGTATATCAGCACTGGGCTATTTATGTTGGCGATGGTTATGTGATTCACCTGGCACCACCCT CTGAGCATGCTCAAGCTGGGGCCTACAGTATGATGTCAGTACTGAGTGACAAAGCCACAGTGAAGAAAGAAGAACTTTGTGAAGTAGTTGGCAATGATAAATACAGTATCAAAAACCTTCTGGATGAGAAATATGAGCCACGACCCATTCAAGATGTTCTACGAGACGCACACAGCCTTTTGGGAAAGGAACTTCCATATAATGTTTTCACTATGAACTGTGAGCACTTTGTTACAGAGCTGAGATACGGAAAGCCAGAGTCACGCCAG GTGCGAAGAGCATTTAAGATTGGTGGTGCTGCAGTGGCTGGCGTTGGAATTGTTGGTGGTGTTCTTGCTGTTGCTTCAGCCTATCTTGGTTCAAAAGACAAAGAGGACCAGAAATACTAA
- the LOC137017261 gene encoding phospholipase A and acyltransferase 3-like → MAPSKYDKKPEPGDLIEIFRGTYQHWAIYVGEGYVIHLAPPSEHAQAGAYSMMSVLCDKATVKKEELYEVVGNDKYSINNLLDEKYEPRPIRDVLRDAHSLLGQERPYCVFSGNCEHFVTELRYGKPQSRQVRKAVEFGVGVGLAAAVTFGVLAAAATIFGSKDKEKQTK, encoded by the exons ATGGCGCCGTCAAAG TATGACAAGAAGCCGGAGCCTGGAGACCTCATTGAAATTTTCCGAGGCACATATCAGCACTGGGCTATATATGTTGGCGAAGGCTATGTGATTCACCTGGCACCACCCT CTGAGCATGCTCAAGCTGGGGCCTACAGTATGATGTCAGTACTGTGTGACAAAGCCACAGTGAAGAAAGAAGAACTTTATGAAGTAGTTGGCAATGATAAATACAGTATCAACAACCTTCTGGATGAGAAATATGAGCCACGTCCCATTCGAGACGTTCTACGGGACGCACACAGTCTTTTGGGTCAAGAACGTCCATATTGTGTCTTTAGTGGGAACTGTGAGCACTTTGTTACGGAGTTGAGATACGGAAAGCCACAGTCACGCCAG GTGCGTAAAGCGGTGGAGTTTGGTGTTGGAGTTGGACTCGCTGCAGCAGTTACCTTCGGAGttcttgctgctgctgcaaccatttttggttcaaaagacaaagagaagcAGACAAAGTAA